From Panicum hallii strain FIL2 chromosome 2, PHallii_v3.1, whole genome shotgun sequence, a single genomic window includes:
- the LOC112883361 gene encoding probable 6-phosphogluconolactonase 4, chloroplastic — protein MSTSVSAAVAAALLPILHGRRSPPASRVPTIFRRRIGPSPRLFSSSSHSFPILTAAAMATAPAASDAGSKSKLLVFDSKEELAVSLAKYTAELSEKFAAERGAFTVVLSGGSLIDALSKLTEPPYLESVDWSKWHVFWVDERVVPKDHEDSNYKLAFDGFLSKVPIPPGQVYAINDALSAEGAADDYEACLKQLVKNGVIAMSTATGFPRFDLQLLGMGPDGHIASLFPGHPLVNEKERWVTYIKDSPKPPPERITFTFPVINSSAYIAMVVTGAGKAGPVQKALSDKQTSSDLLPIEIAVLQDGEFTWFTDKPAVSLLQNK, from the exons ATGTCCACCTccgtctccgccgccgtcgctgccGCCCTCCTCCCAATACTCCACggtcgccgctcgccgccggcatCTCGCGTCCCGACAATCTTCCGCAGAAGAATCGGCCCCAGTCCCCGtctcttctcctcttcctcccacTCCTTCCCCATTCTCACAGCCGCGGCCATGgccaccgcccccgccgcctccgaCGCCGGGTCCAAGAGTAAGCTGCTCGTCTTCGATTCCAAGGAAGAACTCGCGGTGTCTCTGGCTAAGTACACCGCGGAGCTGTCGGAGAAGTTCGCCGCCGAGAGGGGCGCCTTCACCGTCGTGCTCTCCGGCGGATCCCTCATCGACGCGCTCAG CAAGCTGACGGAGCCGCCGTACCTGGAATCGGTGGACTGGAGCAAGTGGCACGTCTTCTGGGTGGATGAGAGAGTCGTGCCCAAGGATCATGAGGATAGCAACTACAAGCTCGCCTTCGATGGGTTTCTCTCCAAG GTGCCGATTCCTCCTGGGCAAGTTTATGCTATAAATGATGCCTTGTCAGCTGAGGGAGCAGCTGATGACTACGAAGCTTGCTTGAAGCAGCTTGTTAAGAATGGTGTGATTGCCATGTCAACAGCAACTGGGTTTCCCAGGTTTGATCTTCAGCTTCTTGGAATGGGACCTGATGGCCACATTGCCTCTCTCTTCCCTGGTCACCCTCTTGTTAATGAGAAAGAGAGGTGGGTCACCTACATCAAGGATTCTCCAAAGCCGCCACCAGAGAGGATCACATTTACATTTCCGGTAATCAACTCATCTGCATATATCGCGATGGTGGTCACTGGAGCTGGGAAAGCTGGTCCAGTGCAGAAAGCGCTATCAGACAAGCAAACTTCATCCGATCTGCTGCCTATTGAGATTGCTGTGCTTCAAGATGGAGAATTCACTTGGTTCACTGACAAGCCAGCAGTGTCCCTGTTGCAGAACAAGTGA
- the LOC112882960 gene encoding uncharacterized protein LOC112882960, translating into MLLALMDEAYTGSAIEDSRGNSGSDDSSPLDLADPMFLDLLKDENDGIAAKHWISPTISSTLQVAVNSPQSDRLKQSLEMAPRFLSLYFAIALRDVNDSLLCALIPVVMSRYAAMFPDKVFSFEVRKRLSDFILAAFQRSPDIIAVPKVMCKFVFFISYYTYKSELRSLNQINAHVM; encoded by the exons ATGCTTCTTGCACTGATGGATGAGGCATACACTGGTTCTGCAATAGAAGATTCTAGGGGTAATTCAGGTTCTGATGATAGTAGTCCCCTAGACCTCGCTGACCCAATGTTCCTAGACCTTCTAAAAGATGAGAATGATGGTATTGCC GCAAAACATTGGATATCTCCTACAATATCTTCGACATTACAGGTGGCAGTTAACAGTCCACAATCGGACAGATTAAAACAGTCACTGGAAATGGCACCTCGCTTTCTTTCTTTGTATTTTGCAATTGCATTACGGGACGTTAATGACT CGCTGTTGTGTGCTCTTATTCCAGTAGTTATGTCAAGATATGCTGCAATGTTCCCAGACAAGGTTTTCTCATTCGAG GTCAGGAAAAGACTGTCGGATTTCATATTGGCTGCCTTCCAGCGGTCTCCTGACATCATTGCAGTACCAAAGGTAATGTGTAAATTTGTGTTCTTTATTTCTTACTATACATACAAGTCAGAACTTCGAAGTCTGAACCAAATAAATGCCCATGTTATGTAG
- the LOC112881644 gene encoding GTPase-activating protein gyp7-like, translating to MKALRRSSTSSSPSSSSSPTAASSPPSSSWIHIRSLLVAAASSSSSSAAAAGSAVAVVSSAAAATSSSSPASSSPHSDRGGIKSPWSRRKRKRALSREQWDSLFSANGKLRDGGKKFLKKVRSGGIEPGLRAEVWPFLLGVYDLNSSEEERNTVKIKKRKEYEKLRRQCQQILNGCKGNGLKAITEVNNEECSSVEGTAEGSESPCFEDAHAVCTPVSLEELKPERNEAEQPENIVECMEEDTDELNYAYPCIAESESSDSESSDEEDPGRMSVSGEENCDPDPKFTRSTSFKADFFRSSRTSEDFATWQRIIRLDAIRSNSEWILFSRNQAEVSKERALQSAASVGLKDYDHLEPSMIYHAARLVGLLEAYAVYDPEIGYCQGMSDLLSPIIAVMEEDDEAFWCFVGFMRKARHNFRLDEVGIRRQLKIVSQIIKRKDSHLYRHLQKLQAEDCFFVYRMVVVLFRRELTFEQTVCLWEVMWADQAAIRAGIGRSTWGRIRLRAPPTDDLLLYAIAACVLQRRKLIIEKYSSMDEILRECNSMAGQLDVWRLLDDAHDLVVNLHDKI from the exons ATGAAGGCGCTCCGGCGATCCAGCACCTCgtcctcgccgtcgtcgtcgtcctcgccgaCGGCCGCGTCCTCCCCGCCGTCCTCGTCGTGGATCCACATCCGGTcgctcctcgtcgccgccgcgtcctcgtcctcctcctcagcggccgcggcggggaGCGCGGTGGCCGTGGTGTCGTCTGCGGCGGCCGCCACGTCTTCGTCCTCGCCGGCATCGTCCTCGCCACACTCGGATCG AGGTGGTATTAAATCTCCATGGTCtcgaaggaaaagaaaaagagcacTTTCTCGTGAACAGTGGGACAGTCTATTTTCAGCAAATGGGAAGCTTCGTGATGGTGGAAAGAAGTTTCTCAAGAAAGTTCGCAGTGGA GGTATTGAACCAGGCCTGCGAGCAGAAGTTTGGCCTTTCCTGTTAGGAGT CTATGATTTGAATAGCTCTGAAGAAGAAAGGAACACTGTCAAGATCAAGAAAAG GAAAGAGTATGAAAAGCTGAGGCGGCAGTGCCAACAAATTCTGAATGGCTGCAAGGGAAATGGGTTGAAGGCAATAACTGAAGTTAATAATGAGGAGTGTTCTAGTGTAGAGGGTACTGCTGAAGGATCTGAATCACCTTGTTTTGAAGATGCCCATGCTGTATGTACTCCTGTTTCACTCGAGGAGCTGAAACCTGAACGTAATGAAGCTGAGCAACCAGAGAACATTGTAGAATGTATGGAAGAAGACACAGATGAGTTAAATTATGCATATCCATGCATAGCAGAGTCAGAATCATCTGATTCTGAATCATCCGATGAGGAAGACCCTGGAAGGATGTCTGTGTCTGGTGAAGAGAATTGTGATCCAGATCCTAAATTTACCAGGAGCACTTCGTTCAAGGCAGATTTTTTTAGGTCTAGCAGAACCTCAGAGGACTTTGCCACATGGCAGCGCATCATAAGGTTGGATGCTATCAGGTCAAACAGTGAATGGATTTTGTTCTCCCGCAACCAGGCTGAAGTTTCCAAAGAGAGAGCACTGCAGTCTGCAGCATCTGTTGGGTTGAAAGATTATGATCACTTAGAACCCAGTATGATTTATCATGCTGCCCGATTAGTCGGACTACTTGAAGCATACGCAGTCTACGATCCAGAGATTGGCTACTGCCAAGGTATGAGTGATCTCTTATCACCTATCATTGCAGTGATGGAGGAGGATGACGAGGCATTTTGGTGCTTCGTGGGTTTCATGAGGAAAGCAAGGCACAACTTCAGGCTTGATGAGGTTGGAATAAGAAGGCAGTTGAAGATTGTCTCTCAGATTATCAAGCGCAAAGACTCACACCTATATAGGCATCTGCAGAAGTTGCAGGCTGAAGACTGTTTCTTCGTATACAGAATGGTagtggttctcttcaggagAGAGCTCACTTTTGAGCAGACTGTATGCCTGTGGGAAGTTATGTGGGCTGATCAGGCAGCCATACGGGCTGGGATTGGGAGGTCTACCTGGGGAAGAATAAGGTTGCGTGCTCCACCAACTGACGACCTGTTACTTTACGCTATCGCCGCATGTGTCCTGCAGAGGAGGAAACTAATAATTGAGAAGTATAGCAGTATGGACGAGATACTGCGAGAGTGCAACAGCATGGCCGGGCAGCTAGATGTCTGGAGGCTGCTAGATGATGCACATGACCTTGTTGTTAACCTCCATGATAAAATCTGA
- the LOC112883525 gene encoding homeobox-leucine zipper protein HOX6-like, whose amino-acid sequence MEGEDDVPEWMMEVGGGGGKGKGGGGGLDKNKKRFSEEQIKSLESMFATQTKLEPRQKLQLARELGLQPRQVAIWFQNKRARWKSKQLEREYSALRDDYDALLCSYESLKKEKHALLKQLEKLAEMLQEPRGKYGGNAGAGAGEDMRPGAGGMKEEFADAGAGLYSSEAADGGKFAHFTDDDAGALFRPSPQQPPAGFTMSGPPEPHQPFQFHSTCWPSSATEQTCSSSQWWEFESLSE is encoded by the exons ATGGAGGGCGAGGATGACGTGCCGGAGTGGATGATggaggtcggcggcggcgggggcaagggcaaaggcggcggcggcgggctggacAAGAACAAGAAGCGCTTCAGCGAGGAGCAGATCAAGTCGCTCGAGTCCATGTTCGCGACGCAGACCAAGCTGGAGCCGCGCCAGAAGCTGCAGCTGGCGCGGGAGCTCGGCCTGCAGCCGCGCCAGGTCGCCATCTGGTTCCAGAACAAGCGCGCGCGCTGGAAGTCCAAGCAGCTCGAGCGCGAGTACTCGGCGCTCCGCGACGACTACGACGCGCTCCTCTGCAGCTACGAGTCGCTCAAGAAAGAGAAGCACGCGCTGCTCAAGCAG CTGGAGAAGCTAGCCGAGATGCTGCAGGAGCCGCGGGGGAAGTACGGCGGCaatgccggcgccggcgccggggaaGACATGCGCCCGGGCGCCGGCGGCATGAAGGAGGAGTTCGCGGACGCTGGGGCGGGGCTCTACTCCTCCGAGGCCGCCGACGGCGGCAAGTTCGCGCACTTCACGGACGACGACGCCGGCGCCCTCTTCCGGCCGTCGCCGCAGCAGCCGCCCGCGGGGTTCACCATGTCGGGGCCGCCGGAGCCGCACCAGCCGTTCCAGTTCCACTCGACCTGCTGGCCGTCGTCGGCGACGGAGCAGACCTGCAGCAGCTCGCAGTGGTGGGAATTCGAGTCCCTGAGTGAGTGA
- the LOC112882725 gene encoding cytochrome P450 78A9-like, translating to MATPDDCGSWLLYLSLAAKCGGDQPYRLAGFLALCVVTCLLHWCFPGGPAWGRWWWTRRVSGAEAVPGPRGLPVIGSMWLMTGLAHRKLAAAAERLRARRLMAFSVGETRMVVAAHPDVAREILNSPDFADRPVKESAYGLLFHRAIGFAPHGAYWRALRRVASTHLFSPWQVAASGAQRAVIARQMVAAVRDMSAAGRGVEVRRVLRRGSLHNVMWSVFGRRYNLELDPAKESPETRELRSLVDEGYDLLGVLNWSDHLPWLARFDLQGTRGRCDRLVPRVNRFVGGIIDEHRARNGHSSAPPAVVDFTDVLLSLQGDDSLADSDMIAVLWEMVFRGTDTVAVLIEWVLARLVLHPDVQARVHEELDRVVGRDRAVTESDSASLVYLHAVIKEVLRLHPPGPLLSWARLATSDVHVDGHLIPAGTTAMVNMWAITHDPDVWAEPAEFQPERFAAGAAELSVMGSDLRLAPFGAGRRSCPGKSLAMATVAFWLAALLHEFELLPSARGVDLSEVLRLSCEMAAPLAVTARPRRAV from the exons ATGGCGACCCCCGATGACTGCGGCAGCTGGCTGCTGTACCTATCCCTGGCCGCCAAATGCGGCGGCGACCAGCCTTACCGCCTCGCCGGCTTCCTGGCGCTCTGCGTCGTCACCTGCCTCCTCCACTGGTGCTTCCCGGGAGGCCCGGCGTGGGGCAGGTGGTGGTGGACGCGGCGGGTCAGCGGCGCGGAGGCCGTGCCGGGGCCGAGGGGCCTGCCGGTGATCGGGAGCATGTGGCTCATGACGGGGCTCGCGCACCGCaagctcgcggcggcggcggagcgcctGCGCGCCAGGCGGCTGATGGCGTTCTCAGTCGGCGAGACCCGGATGGTGGTGGCCGCGCACCCGGACGTGGCCCGGGAGATCCTCAACAGCCCGGATTTCGCGGACCGGCCCGTCAAGGAGTCCGCCTACGGGCTCCTGTTCCACCGCGCCATCGGGTTCGCGCCCCACGGCGCGTACTGGCGCGCGCTCCGCCGCGTGGCGTCCACGCACCTCTTCTCCCCGTGGCAGGTCGCGGCCTCGGGCGCGCAGCGCGCAGTGATCGCGCGGCAGATGGTCGCCGCCGTCAGGGACATGTCAGCCGCCGGGCGCGGCGTCGAGGTCCGCCGCGTCCTCCGGCGCGGGTCGCTGCACAACGTGATGTGGTCGGTGTTCGGCCGGCGGTACAACCTGGAGCTGGACCCCGCCAAGGAGAGCCCCGAGACGCGGGAGCTGAGGAGCCTCGTGGACGAAGGCTACGACCTGCTGGGCGTGCTCAACTGGTCCGACCACCTCCCCTGGCTCGCGCGATTCGACCTGCAGGGCACCCGGGGCAGGTGCGATCGCCTCGTCCCGCGCGTGAACCGCTTCGTCGGTGGCATCATCGACGAGCACCGCGCCCGGAACGGCCACAGCTCCGCTCCACCCGCCGTCGTGGACTTCACCGATGTCCTGCTCTCCCTGCAGGGTGACGACAGTCTCGCCGACTCTGACATgatcgccgtcctctgg GAAATGGTGTTCCGTGGAACTGACACCGTCGCCGTGCTGATCGAGTGGGTGCTGGCCCGGCTGGTGCTGCACCCTGACGTGCAGGCCCGCGTGCACGAGGAGCTGGACCGCGTGGTCGGCCGCGACCGCGCCGTGACCGAGTCCGACTCGGCGTCGCTGGTGTACCTGCACGCGGTGATCAAGGAGGTGCTCAGGCTGCACCCGCCGGGCCCGCTGCTGTCGTGGGCGCGGCTCGCCACGTCGGACGTGCACGTGGACGGGCATCTCATCCCCGCCGGCACCACCGCCATGGTGAACATGTGGGCCATCACGCACGACCCCGACGTGTGGGCCGAGCCGGCGGAGTTCCAGCCGGAGAGGTTCGCTGCCGGAGCAGCCGAGCTCTCGGTGATGGGGTCGGATCTCCGGCTCGCGCCGTTTGGGGCCGGCCGGCGAAGCTGCCCCGGGAAGAGCCTCGCCATGGCCACGGTGGCGTTCTGGCTCGCCGCGCTGCTGCACGAGTTCGAGCTGCTGCCGTCGGCGCGCGGCGTCGACCTGTCGGAGGTGCTCAGGCTGTCGTGCGAGATGGCCGCCCCGCTGGCGGTGACGGCGAGGCCCCGGCGAGCGGTGTGA
- the LOC112883594 gene encoding mediator of RNA polymerase II transcription subunit 10b: MDSAALNPSATAAAAVAAGNGVQASEAGGERSEDASKQNLAQVTSSIQKTLGLLHQLNLTVSSFNSASQLPLLQRLNALVAELDTMQKLAEGCDIQVPMEVVNLIDDGKNPDEFTRDVLNSCIAKNQITKGKTDAFKSLRKHLLEELEQAFPEDVEQYREIRASSAAEAKRLAQSQSTLPNGDVKVKAEH; this comes from the exons ATGGACAGCGCCGCCCTGAACCCTTCCGccacggccgcggccgccgttgCGGCGGGGAACGGCGTCCAAGCGTCGGAGGCCGGCGGGGAGCGGTCCGAGGACGCGTCGAAGCAGAACCTGGCGCAGGTGACCAGCTCGATCCAGAAGACGCTGGGCCTGCTCCACCAGCTCAACCTCACCGTCTCCTCCTTCAACTCCGCCTCCCAGCTCCCCCTCCTCCAGCGCCT GAACGCGCTCGTGGCGGAGCTCGACACGATGCAGAAGCTCGCCGAGGGCTGCGACATCCAGGTGCCCATGGAGGTCGTCAA TTTGATCGACGACGGGAAGAACCCCGACGAGTTTACAAGGGACGTGCTCAACAGCTGCATCGCGAAGAACCAGATCACCAAGGGCAAGACCGACGCTTTCAAG AGCCTACGGAAGCATCTTCTTGAGGAGCTTGAACAAGCTTTCCCCGAGGACGTAGAACAATACAGGGAGATTCGTGCTTCTTCTGCTGCT GAGGCGAAGCGGTTGGCTCAGTCCCAGAGCACTTTGCCTAATGGAGATGTCAAAGTGAAAGCTGAGCACTGA